In the genome of Parafrankia discariae, the window GGTCGCTGGCCGTCCCGCTGCTCGCCGCCGCGGCGGCGCTCGGCGTGCACCGCGAGGGCGAGGCCGCGATCGAGGCCGCCGCCGTGCGTCTGGAGGCGCTGGCGACCAGGTGCCGGCCGACGAGCGAGTCGTTCGTCAACCCGGCGAAGACCCTGGCCCTCGAACTGGCCGGTGCCCTGCCGCTGTGGTGGGGCACGACCCGGTTGACCGAGGTCGCCGCCACCCGGGCCGCGGGTGTGCTCGCGGTGAACGCGGGCTACCCCGCGCTGGTCGGAGCGCTGCCGCATCCGGCTGAGGAGCAGGTCGCGCTGTTCCGCGGAGCTTTCGGGTCCGGCAACGGTGGGCCCGGGTCGGCCGCCGGCGGTGACGGCGGCGGCGACGCCGACGACCTGGCGGACTTCTTCCGCGACCGGGTCGAGGACGAGGCCGTCGTGCGGCTTCGGCTGATCCTGCTGCGTGATCCCGCCGGCGAGCATCCCGAGATCACCCGCGCGGCGGAGCGGGCCGTCCTCCTGGCGGGGGAGCACGGCGTCGGCGTCACCGAGCTGCGGGCGGAGGGCGCGGCACCGCTGGAGCGCCTGGCCTCCCTGATCGGCCTGATCGACTTCGCGGGCAGCTACGTCGCCCTCGCCCTCGGGGTCGACCCCGGCGCCGGCCTGCGGCTGCGGGAGCTGGGCACCGCCCGCTAGTGCCGCATCAGGCAACGTTCGCCTTGGCGACGATGGTGCGGAGTTTCTTGTCCGNGGCGTGGCGGTTCCGCCAGCCGAGGTAGCGGCGGA includes:
- a CDS encoding SIS domain-containing protein translates to MNVDEPLLDDTRRLEAADTLNLLPNTASAARQVRESWRLAQEAGVGSLAADGRPRAVVVVGVGASALAGDVLDAVAGQAAPVPVIAHRRHGLPGWAGVADVVLAVSVSGTSAETLSAVEEAHRRGCRLAVVGPVDSPLSHLAELARAPFVALPDARPAHTGLWSLAVPLLAAAAALGVHREGEAAIEAAAVRLEALATRCRPTSESFVNPAKTLALELAGALPLWWGTTRLTEVAATRAAGVLAVNAGYPALVGALPHPAEEQVALFRGAFGSGNGGPGSAAGGDGGGDADDLADFFRDRVEDEAVVRLRLILLRDPAGEHPEITRAAERAVLLAGEHGVGVTELRAEGAAPLERLASLIGLIDFAGSYVALALGVDPGAGLRLRELGTAR